A stretch of DNA from Kangiella sediminilitoris:
ATATTGGTGTCTTTATTTAATATCTGCATAATTCTCTCCTACCTATATTGATAACTTTTTGACGGTTCTGCCGCCATACATAAGATTCACAATACCTCTACTAACAAAGATAGCAGTGAACATCGAAGTCAAGATACCAATGAATAATGTGATGGCGAAGCCTTTAACAGGGCCGGTACCAATAGCGAAAAGAATGATTGCAGCAATTGCCGTCGTTATGTTTGCGTCAGCAATAGTTGATAGTGCCTGGGCGTAGCCCTTGTCTATTGCTTGCGCAGGACGAACGCCAGCCCTCAGCTCTTCTCGAATACGTTCAAAAATAAGAACGTTAGCATCAACTGCCATACCTACCGTTAGGACGATACCTGCAATACCCGGTAATGTCAGCGTAGCTCCCATTAAAGACATTACGCAAACAATCAGAACCAAGTTCAAGGTCAGCGCAATATTCGCAACGACACCAAATAACTTGTAGTAAAGCAACATAAAGGCTAATACCAGGGCAAAGCCAATAATTACAGACATAACCCCTTTTTCAATATTTTCTTCACCTAGCGTCGCGCCAATGGTTCTTTCTTCAACGATGAAAGTTGGTGCAATTAAAGCTCCAGAGCGAAGCTTTGTGGCTAAATCGCGCGTTTCTGCTTCAGTAAATCGTCCCGTAATCTGGAAGCGACTTCCAAAGGGACCATTAATATTTGGAGCACTAATTAAACGCTCTTCCAGTTTTGAGTCAACTAAAACGCGCTTTCCATCTTTGATATCAAAAATTGGTCGTGATTCTTTCAAAATCATCGCCAGCTGATTATTAACATTCTCAGTGGTGGTTCTGGTCATTTTTGAACCACCCTCACTATCCAAGCGAACCGAGACAATAGGTTCATTCGTCTGTGAGTCATAGGTAGCTGTTGCATTCGTTAAATGCTCACCGGAGACTTCAACTTCATTGAAAACCAGTATAGGGCCATACTCAGATTCAAATAATTTGCTATCTGGAGGGACTCTACCATTACGTGCGGCAGTTACATCCCCTTCATGATTAACCAATCTAAACTCAAGAGTTGCCGTGGCACCAAGAATTTGTTTGGCTAACGCTGAATCTTGAACGCCTGGTAACTGTACCACGATGCGATCGGCACCCTGACGCTGAATTAACGGTTCAGCCACACCCAAAGAATTTACACGGT
This window harbors:
- the secD gene encoding protein translocase subunit SecD, yielding MFVNQPNQQQLPINTYPKWKYVLIVFVLALAFLYAAPNIFGEDPAVQLSGLRDTTISQAQLDQIEQGWEEKGLNPISVTPSSIGAEGVQKVIARFSKPADQLKAREVANDVLNPTLENQDYVTALNLAPATPDWLAGIGGSPMKLGLDLRGGIHFLMQVDMEEALKRQQDQLRRDFIDTLTNQDPSIRGRVEPIENGMLLSFRNEEDAERAYAALFQEHSNRIELSLEEKGGRPVIRGTLNKQKLQEIRDNAIEQNRLILSNRVNSLGVAEPLIQRQGADRIVVQLPGVQDSALAKQILGATATLEFRLVNHEGDVTAARNGRVPPDSKLFESEYGPILVFNEVEVSGEHLTNATATYDSQTNEPIVSVRLDSEGGSKMTRTTTENVNNQLAMILKESRPIFDIKDGKRVLVDSKLEERLISAPNINGPFGSRFQITGRFTEAETRDLATKLRSGALIAPTFIVEERTIGATLGEENIEKGVMSVIIGFALVLAFMLLYYKLFGVVANIALTLNLVLIVCVMSLMGATLTLPGIAGIVLTVGMAVDANVLIFERIREELRAGVRPAQAIDKGYAQALSTIADANITTAIAAIILFAIGTGPVKGFAITLFIGILTSMFTAIFVSRGIVNLMYGGRTVKKLSI